The proteins below are encoded in one region of Pirellulales bacterium:
- a CDS encoding DUF1501 domain-containing protein, giving the protein MRDCGIGLGAMALAQLLGDDTARAAATSAGQPADPLAPRPPHHPAKAKRVIFLFMAGAPSHLELFDNKPELARFDGQLPPAELIKNYRAAFINPNSKLLGPRFKFARHGRCGAEIGELLPHLAGIVDDVTIVRSLVTDAFNHAPGQIMMNTGSQQFGRPSMGAWTVYGLGAESQNLPGFVVMNSGKKGPSGGNSNWGSGFLPTVYQGVAFRTSGEPVLYLSNPAGVDRQMQRDSLDTLANLNHRRLEAIGDPEIATRINSFEMAYRMQTSAPELMDLSQESAQTLAMYGAEPGKPSFANNCLLARRMIERGVRFVQLFHEAWDQHGNLKADLQKNCKDTDQACAALVADLKQRGLLDETIVIWGGEFGRTPMVQGGDDGRDHHPNAFTMWLAGGGFKPGTTVGATDDFGFNAVEDVIHVHDLHATILHQLGFDHTRLTYRFQGRDFRLTDVHGRVVDKLIS; this is encoded by the coding sequence ATGCGCGATTGCGGCATTGGCCTGGGGGCGATGGCTTTGGCGCAGCTTCTCGGCGACGACACGGCCCGCGCCGCTGCAACGTCCGCGGGCCAACCGGCCGACCCGCTTGCCCCGCGTCCGCCGCATCATCCGGCCAAGGCCAAGCGCGTGATCTTTCTGTTCATGGCGGGCGCGCCGAGCCACTTGGAACTCTTCGACAACAAGCCGGAGCTGGCCAGGTTCGACGGTCAGTTGCCGCCGGCCGAGCTGATCAAGAATTATCGCGCCGCGTTCATCAATCCGAACTCGAAGCTGTTGGGGCCGCGCTTCAAGTTCGCCCGACATGGGCGGTGCGGCGCCGAGATCGGCGAGCTGCTGCCGCACCTGGCCGGCATCGTTGACGACGTAACGATCGTCCGCTCGCTGGTGACCGACGCGTTCAATCACGCGCCGGGCCAGATCATGATGAACACCGGCAGCCAGCAGTTCGGCCGGCCCAGCATGGGCGCGTGGACTGTATACGGCCTGGGGGCCGAATCGCAGAATCTGCCCGGCTTTGTCGTGATGAACTCGGGCAAGAAGGGACCCAGCGGCGGCAATTCGAACTGGGGCTCCGGCTTTTTGCCCACCGTCTATCAAGGCGTGGCCTTCCGCACCAGCGGCGAGCCGGTGTTGTATCTCTCGAATCCGGCCGGCGTCGACCGGCAGATGCAGCGCGATTCGCTCGACACGCTGGCGAACTTGAATCACCGCCGGCTCGAAGCGATCGGCGACCCGGAAATCGCCACGCGCATCAACTCGTTCGAGATGGCCTATCGCATGCAGACAAGCGCCCCCGAGCTGATGGACCTGTCGCAAGAATCGGCCCAGACCTTGGCCATGTACGGCGCCGAGCCGGGCAAGCCGTCGTTCGCCAACAACTGCCTCTTGGCGCGGCGCATGATCGAACGCGGCGTCCGCTTCGTGCAGTTATTCCACGAGGCGTGGGATCAGCACGGCAATCTGAAGGCCGACCTGCAGAAGAATTGCAAAGACACCGATCAGGCGTGCGCGGCATTGGTGGCGGATCTCAAGCAGCGCGGGCTATTGGACGAGACGATCGTCATCTGGGGTGGCGAGTTCGGCCGCACGCCGATGGTGCAAGGCGGCGACGACGGACGCGACCACCATCCGAACGCCTTCACCATGTGGCTGGCCGGCGGCGGGTTCAAGCCGGGCACAACGGTCGGCGCCACGGATGATTTCGGCTTCAACGCCGTCGAGGACGTGATCCACGTTCACGACCTGCACGCCACGATCCTGCATCAATTGGGCTTCGACCATACGCGCCTGACGTATCGCTTCCAAGGGCGCGATTTCCGCCTGACCGACGTGCACGGCCGCGTGGTGGATAAGCTCATCTCGTAG